One window of Flavobacteriales bacterium genomic DNA carries:
- a CDS encoding acyl-CoA desaturase encodes MIIVLFFVAHWYLSLFVQTFYLHRYSAHRMFTMSPFWEKAFHVLTWIAQGSSYLNPAVYGMMHRAHHAYADTEQDPHSPKYDENPFKMMLKTAGHYNGLLYGTEHPEARFTRDLPHWKTMERIGESWISRIAWGLLYTAFYFAFATAWWQWLLLPLQFVMGPLHGMIINWYAHRYGYVNYPTDNTSKNLMPLDVIMMGEGLHNNHHTHAARANFGTHWWEFDPTWPVIWVLNKVGVVRLRKVEA; translated from the coding sequence ATGATCATCGTCCTCTTCTTTGTTGCCCACTGGTACCTCTCGCTTTTTGTGCAGACGTTCTACCTGCACCGCTACTCGGCGCACCGCATGTTCACCATGAGCCCCTTCTGGGAGAAGGCGTTCCATGTCCTGACTTGGATCGCGCAGGGCAGCAGCTACCTCAACCCCGCCGTGTACGGCATGATGCACCGCGCACACCACGCCTACGCCGATACCGAACAGGACCCGCACTCACCGAAGTACGACGAGAATCCCTTCAAGATGATGCTGAAGACCGCAGGCCACTACAACGGCCTGCTCTATGGCACGGAACATCCCGAAGCCCGCTTCACCCGCGACCTGCCGCACTGGAAGACGATGGAGCGCATCGGCGAAAGCTGGATCTCGCGCATCGCTTGGGGACTGCTGTATACCGCGTTCTACTTCGCCTTCGCTACGGCGTGGTGGCAGTGGTTGCTCCTCCCCTTGCAGTTCGTGATGGGCCCGTTGCACGGCATGATCATCAACTGGTATGCGCACCGCTACGGCTACGTGAACTACCCCACCGACAACACCAGCAAGAACCTGATGCCGCTGGATGTGATCATGATGGGCGAAGGGCTGCACAACAACCACCACACCCACGCCGCCCGCGCCAACTTCGGCACGCACTGGTGGGAGTTCGATCCCACTTGGCCGGTGATCTGGGTGTTGAATAAGGTGGGGGTGGTGCGCTTGCGGAAGGTGGAAGCATGA
- the dnaJ gene encoding molecular chaperone DnaJ: MSKKDPYEVLGVGRNAGADEIKKAYRKLAIKHHPDKNPGDHTAEDRFKEAAGAYETLSDPEKKARFDRFGHTGAGMGGGGFQGGGMNMDDIFSQFGDIFGGGFSGGGGFGGFGGGQQRRTVKGSNLRVRMKLTLAEINDGVEKQLKLQKLVRPKGTEYATCSTCKGQGQVHRVQSTFLGQMQTVTACPTCGGMGQTISKRAPGSDANGLIREENVVNVKIPAGVEEGMQLNLSGMGNEAPAGGIPGDLLVVIEEEDHPELKRDGNNLHYEAFITMIDAALGTSIEVPLVSGKAKMKIEPGTQCNHILRLKNKGLPSINRHGHGDLFVHVMVWTPSDLNKDEKKALEKLRDSPGMQPHPTGKDKGFFERVREMFAT, from the coding sequence ATGAGCAAAAAGGACCCGTACGAAGTGCTGGGCGTTGGCCGCAACGCCGGCGCGGACGAGATCAAGAAGGCCTACCGCAAGCTGGCCATCAAGCACCATCCGGACAAAAACCCCGGCGACCACACCGCCGAAGACCGCTTCAAGGAGGCTGCCGGTGCGTACGAGACCCTGAGCGACCCCGAGAAGAAAGCCCGTTTCGACCGCTTCGGTCATACAGGTGCCGGCATGGGAGGTGGGGGCTTCCAAGGCGGCGGGATGAACATGGACGACATCTTCTCCCAGTTCGGCGACATCTTCGGCGGTGGCTTCAGTGGCGGCGGCGGGTTCGGCGGGTTCGGGGGGGGCCAACAACGCCGTACTGTGAAGGGCAGCAACCTGCGCGTGCGCATGAAGCTGACTTTGGCCGAGATCAACGACGGTGTGGAGAAGCAGCTGAAGTTGCAGAAACTCGTGCGTCCGAAAGGCACCGAGTATGCCACGTGTTCCACCTGTAAAGGCCAAGGGCAGGTACACCGCGTCCAAAGCACTTTCCTGGGCCAAATGCAGACCGTGACCGCCTGCCCCACCTGCGGCGGCATGGGCCAGACCATCAGCAAACGTGCCCCGGGCAGCGATGCCAACGGATTGATCCGCGAGGAGAACGTGGTGAACGTAAAGATCCCGGCCGGCGTGGAGGAAGGCATGCAGCTCAACCTAAGCGGCATGGGCAATGAAGCCCCGGCAGGCGGCATCCCCGGCGACCTCTTGGTGGTGATCGAGGAAGAGGACCATCCCGAGCTGAAACGCGACGGCAACAACCTGCACTACGAGGCCTTCATCACCATGATCGATGCGGCCTTGGGCACGAGCATTGAGGTGCCGCTTGTGAGCGGAAAGGCCAAGATGAAGATCGAACCGGGCACCCAGTGCAACCACATCCTGCGCCTGAAGAACAAAGGCCTGCCCAGCATCAACCGCCACGGCCACGGCGACCTCTTCGTACACGTGATGGTGTGGACACCCTCCGACCTGAACAAGGACGAGAAGAAGGCCCTGGAAAAACTGCGCGACAGCCCCGGCATGCAGCCACACCCCACCGGAAAGGACAAGGGCTTCTTCGAGCGGGTGCGGGAGATGTTCGCGACGTGA
- a CDS encoding nucleotide exchange factor GrpE: MSERPEVGPEERTRESDAQEHAASQLSKASEAAAERAMGDDGTGESYESETLRAELDALRTEHDALHDKFVRLHAEFDNFRKRTAKERMDLLMSAGADTIMSILPVLDDMERAIAHNTEVNDINAVKQGFELIRQKFANILLAHGLKPMQAKGQPFDPELHEAISQVPSPDSKMKGKVLEEVESGYTLNDKVLRHAKVVVGA; this comes from the coding sequence ATGTCGGAACGACCAGAAGTCGGCCCCGAGGAGCGCACCCGTGAAAGCGATGCCCAAGAGCACGCTGCGAGCCAATTGAGCAAAGCCAGTGAGGCCGCCGCCGAACGCGCCATGGGCGATGATGGCACCGGCGAGAGCTACGAGAGTGAAACCCTACGGGCGGAACTCGACGCCCTGCGCACGGAACACGATGCCCTGCATGACAAATTTGTGCGCCTGCACGCCGAGTTCGACAACTTCCGCAAGCGGACCGCCAAGGAGCGCATGGACCTCTTGATGAGCGCCGGTGCCGATACCATCATGAGCATCCTGCCCGTGCTGGACGACATGGAACGCGCCATTGCCCACAACACCGAGGTCAACGACATCAATGCGGTGAAACAGGGCTTCGAGCTGATCCGCCAAAAGTTCGCCAACATCCTATTGGCCCATGGCCTGAAGCCGATGCAAGCCAAGGGGCAGCCCTTCGACCCGGAATTGCACGAGGCCATCAGCCAAGTGCCTTCCCCGGACAGCAAGATGAAGGGCAAGGTGCTGGAGGAGGTGGAAAGCGGTTACACCCTGAACGACAAAGTATTGCGCCACGCCAAGGTGGTTGTAGGTGCGTGA
- a CDS encoding TlpA family protein disulfide reductase, producing MNLSSVMTKTRIALVASVALLAVFGFTSRMDEGGPVKDGTAIGDKAPELAYYNPDSTKVITLSSLKGQYVLLDFWASWCGPCRRENPNVVRAYDKYSKAKFKDAKGFTVYGVSLDKSRSAWKHAIEQDKLAWPNHVSDLGAWSSAGARIYGVNSIPMNFLIDPKGIIVAKNLRGDQLDKALDPFVKSF from the coding sequence ATGAACCTCTCCTCCGTGATGACAAAGACACGTATCGCCCTAGTGGCCAGTGTGGCCTTGCTGGCCGTTTTCGGTTTTACCTCACGCATGGACGAGGGCGGACCGGTCAAGGACGGCACGGCCATCGGCGACAAAGCCCCGGAACTGGCCTATTACAACCCGGACAGCACCAAAGTGATCACGCTGTCTTCCCTGAAAGGTCAATACGTGCTACTGGACTTCTGGGCCAGCTGGTGCGGCCCCTGCCGCCGGGAAAACCCCAACGTGGTGCGTGCCTATGACAAGTATAGCAAGGCCAAGTTCAAGGATGCCAAAGGCTTCACCGTGTACGGCGTAAGCTTGGACAAGAGCCGCTCAGCATGGAAACACGCCATTGAACAGGACAAACTGGCTTGGCCCAACCATGTGAGCGACTTGGGCGCATGGAGTTCCGCAGGTGCACGCATCTACGGTGTCAACTCGATCCCCATGAACTTCCTGATCGACCCGAAAGGGATCATCGTGGCCAAGAACCTCCGGGGCGACCAGCTCGACAAGGCGCTGGACCCGTTCGTGAAGAGCTTCTGA
- a CDS encoding TlpA family protein disulfide reductase, whose protein sequence is MKFSFITCLVVLGTIAFHTAHAQERLSGITVGQQAPDIAMPDPAGDTLRLSDLRGHIVLLDFWASWCRPCRMENPHVRATYHAYKDSLFTDASGFRVFSVSLDRAGGGDAWKKAIEQDQLDWPWHVGAVESGINSAANTYQVRFIPTNVLIDAQGKVIAMDVHGDDLDHALNALLERDPAKIAEMEKQKSKAEKEEAKAERKRKRKEKR, encoded by the coding sequence ATGAAATTTTCATTCATCACCTGCCTTGTCGTTCTCGGCACTATCGCCTTCCACACGGCGCATGCCCAGGAACGGCTTAGCGGCATCACTGTGGGGCAACAGGCCCCGGACATCGCCATGCCCGACCCCGCAGGCGACACCCTGCGCCTTTCGGACCTTCGCGGGCATATCGTGCTGCTGGACTTCTGGGCCAGTTGGTGCCGGCCCTGCCGCATGGAGAACCCGCACGTGCGTGCAACCTATCACGCCTACAAGGACAGCCTCTTCACCGATGCCAGCGGCTTTCGCGTCTTCAGCGTGAGCTTGGACCGTGCCGGTGGCGGAGACGCTTGGAAGAAGGCGATCGAGCAGGACCAATTGGACTGGCCTTGGCATGTGGGCGCGGTGGAAAGCGGGATCAACAGCGCCGCCAACACCTACCAGGTGCGCTTCATCCCGACCAACGTGCTCATTGACGCCCAAGGGAAAGTGATCGCCATGGACGTCCACGGCGATGACCTGGACCATGCCCTAAACGCTTTGCTGGAGCGCGATCCCGCCAAGATCGCCGAAATGGAGAAGCAGAAATCCAAAGCGGAAAAGGAAGAGGCCAAGGCGGAACGCAAAAGGAAGCGGAAAGAAAAAAGGTGA
- the murA gene encoding UDP-N-acetylglucosamine 1-carboxyvinyltransferase, with the protein MGSFKIEGGHRLSGELIPQGAKNEALQVLCAVLLTSEPVRISNVPDIVDVNKMIDLLRAMGVEVEKLGEGDWRFQAKTVDLEFFLRPEFKQMGGGLRGSVMVVGPSLARFGSGYIPTPGGDKIGRRRLDTHFIGFEKLGATFNYDAKEGFFKAEAKRLKGAYMLLDEASVTGTANIVMAAVLAEGRTTIFNAACEPYLQQLCSMLVRMGAKIQGIGSNLLHIDGVNELGGTEHRLLPDMIEIGSFIGMAALTRSAITIKDTGYEHLGVIPDTFRRLGIQVERKGDDIHIPAQDHYAITRFIDGSLMNISDAPWPGFTPDLISIMIVTATQAKGSVLIHQKMFESRLFFVDKLIEMGAQITLCDPHRVQVNGHDFGQPLRGITMTSPDIRAGVSLLIAALSAEGTSVIHNIEQVDRGYQRIAERLNAIGAKIERLP; encoded by the coding sequence ATGGGAAGTTTCAAGATCGAAGGAGGCCATCGCCTCAGTGGTGAGCTAATTCCGCAAGGCGCGAAAAATGAAGCGCTGCAAGTATTGTGTGCCGTGCTGTTAACAAGCGAGCCGGTAAGGATCAGTAATGTGCCGGATATTGTGGACGTGAACAAGATGATCGACCTGCTGCGCGCCATGGGCGTGGAGGTGGAAAAGCTCGGCGAAGGCGATTGGCGCTTCCAAGCGAAGACCGTAGACCTGGAATTTTTCCTGCGGCCCGAGTTCAAGCAGATGGGCGGCGGGTTGCGCGGCAGTGTGATGGTAGTGGGACCTTCACTCGCCCGTTTCGGCAGCGGCTACATCCCCACACCGGGCGGCGACAAGATCGGCAGGCGCCGGTTGGACACGCACTTCATCGGCTTCGAAAAGCTGGGGGCAACCTTCAACTACGATGCTAAGGAAGGCTTCTTCAAGGCGGAGGCGAAACGGCTGAAAGGCGCCTACATGTTGTTGGACGAAGCCAGCGTGACCGGTACCGCGAACATCGTAATGGCCGCCGTGCTTGCCGAAGGCCGCACCACCATCTTCAACGCCGCCTGCGAGCCGTACCTGCAGCAATTGTGCAGCATGCTCGTGCGCATGGGCGCCAAGATCCAGGGCATCGGCAGCAATCTGCTCCACATCGATGGCGTGAATGAACTCGGTGGCACGGAGCATCGCCTGCTCCCCGACATGATCGAGATCGGCTCCTTCATCGGCATGGCCGCCCTCACCCGCAGTGCCATCACCATCAAGGACACGGGGTATGAGCATCTCGGCGTCATTCCCGACACCTTCCGGCGGTTGGGCATTCAAGTGGAACGCAAAGGCGACGACATCCACATCCCCGCGCAGGACCACTACGCCATCACCCGCTTCATCGACGGCAGCCTCATGAACATCAGCGATGCGCCGTGGCCCGGCTTCACGCCCGACCTCATCAGCATAATGATCGTCACCGCCACGCAGGCGAAGGGCAGCGTGCTGATCCACCAGAAGATGTTCGAGAGCCGCCTGTTCTTCGTGGACAAACTGATCGAAATGGGCGCGCAGATCACCCTCTGCGACCCCCACCGCGTGCAGGTGAACGGCCACGATTTTGGACAGCCCTTACGCGGTATCACCATGACCAGCCCGGACATCCGTGCGGGGGTCTCCCTGTTGATCGCCGCGCTCAGCGCTGAGGGCACCAGCGTTATCCACAACATCGAGCAGGTGGACCGGGGCTACCAGCGCATCGCGGAGCGGCTCAACGCTATCGGTGCGAAGATCGAACGGCTGCCATGA
- a CDS encoding DUF4290 domain-containing protein, with product MSFAFDYNTQRNHLIIPEYGRYVQRMVELCMEEEDKEKRTRMARAIVQTIGKLNPQLRSNENSDRTFWDHMHVMAGFALDVDSPYPVPTAEGLKSKPQPVAYPKTTIRFGHYGKLVERMIEQCAAMEEGPEKAAFTLMIANQMKKQFLTWNRDSVGDGAILKDLADLGKGELKLEPEQQLASTDALLQAQRNGPKNAVDPVRKRHKNNSGGGGNKKRYRNRNKKRY from the coding sequence ATGAGCTTCGCATTCGACTACAACACCCAGCGTAACCACTTGATCATTCCCGAGTACGGACGCTATGTGCAACGCATGGTGGAGCTTTGCATGGAGGAGGAGGACAAGGAGAAGCGCACCCGCATGGCCCGCGCCATCGTGCAGACCATCGGCAAGCTGAACCCGCAGCTGCGCAGCAATGAGAACAGTGACCGCACGTTCTGGGACCACATGCATGTGATGGCCGGCTTCGCCCTCGATGTGGACAGCCCCTACCCCGTGCCCACCGCGGAAGGCCTTAAGTCCAAGCCACAGCCAGTGGCCTATCCCAAGACCACGATCCGCTTCGGGCACTATGGCAAGCTGGTGGAACGCATGATCGAGCAGTGCGCCGCGATGGAGGAAGGCCCGGAAAAGGCGGCCTTCACGCTGATGATCGCCAACCAGATGAAGAAGCAGTTCCTTACTTGGAACCGCGACAGCGTGGGCGACGGCGCGATATTGAAGGACCTCGCCGACCTCGGGAAAGGCGAGTTGAAGCTGGAACCGGAACAGCAGCTGGCCAGTACCGATGCATTGCTCCAGGCCCAAAGGAACGGGCCCAAGAATGCCGTGGACCCTGTGCGCAAACGCCACAAGAACAACAGTGGTGGTGGTGGAAATAAGAAGCGCTACCGCAACCGGAATAAGAAGCGGTACTAG